ttagacAATGCTAAGAAGTTGCATAAGACACAAAAGGCTCTTTTGGAATCCAAATTAGAGAATGCTAAAGCAGCGGttaagaaacaaacaacTCAATCGTCTGAATCCGGATCAGAAGAGATCGAACGTGTTAAATTTCATCTGCTGTCTCCAATACAAAATGAGCGTAGCAAATCTTTTGAGAAACAACCATCAAGGCTGAGGCAGGTTATTGATCGAAATCAGGCAACGTTATTTGATGACGAAACAGATGATACAGCTAATCGAACTGATGATGTCCTGTTCCTGAATTCGTTAAAGCCCAATAATGACGCACGATATAAGGTTCATGAAACAACTGATGAGACTTCGACcgaatcaaagaagaaacgtAGGCTGtctaacaaaaaaatagaaatcaATGACATCTTGGGAAATTCTGACGACGACGAAATGAACTCTGACCATCTAAAGACTCGAGTAACAAAAATGAAGGGCCTGTTCAAAGTTTGAACAAGATATCTCCGCAGTGCTTGAAATCTAAACGAAGCAAATTTGTATTTACAGCATGTTTATATCATATACGTACAAATCTAACGCTAATCTTATGATTGCGATCAATTCATGCAGTTTGTGGTACCAAAGACATGatcttcaaagttttgatttcaatcCGTTCAATCTGTACTTTacattcttcaattgcttgGTCTCTGGTTCCCATTGTTCAAACTCGGTAAATAACGCGtctatttcttctctgCCTAAATGAATACCAGTTTCATATAGTAAACCACGCATGCACCACGGTAAGTGATATGGATTGGAGCCTAATTGATCCACTTCGTAACTTTTGTAAACTACTGGTAATTCGAAGGGTAAATCAGTTGTTTCTAGTGCAAACTGGATACCCAAGTCATATACCTGACCTTCGTTATAAATCTTTGAGTGCCCACCACCTGTCAAAGTACCAGCCAATGACCCACTTATTTCTTTAATAATGCCGTGATCGTCGTAACCAAGATTTATTAAGTGGTTTGCAATGCTAACAATTCTGGTAATGAACGCCGGAGTTCTGGAATCTTTATCAACAAAAGTTGCCTTAAATATGTTTGGATGATGAGCAAACTGGCAGGTTGAAGAATAAAGTGGTACCAGCTGATCGTTAATGGATCCTACAAATGCGATTTTAACGTTACTAGCTATGCAAATTCTAAGACTCTGGATGAACTTTTGTGATAGAACTGAATAAAAGTTTTGGAACTcaaaaagttctttcaaagaatcgCTCTCAATAGCAGAGTACGCTTTAACAAAAAAAGTTTGGTCAGCACCGTAAAATGGTCCATTGTTGATACCGGCCATTGCAAGAATGCTtatgatttttttcttatcatctgattttattgaaatcgGCGGATCCTCAGATGTGATTatattatcaatatcaataatGCCAGCTTCTATCAACTTTGCAAGCAAAATTATTGTCACAGGACATCCTTGAGAGTGTGCAACAAAATAAACGAAATCCGCTTTGTTGATCTCATTGATCCATTTCTTTAAcacatcaaagaagaaagcaaCTCTGTCCAAAAcctttccttctttctctaatGCAATTTTGCTTATCTCTACATGTGTATCATGCTTGTGAAACCACCTCAAAACAGCCGTTTCCGCCTCTGAGATAAATTTTGTAGACGTACCAGTTGGTTCTCCGATAAGTGGTCTTATCATCtttgttggaaagaaacCATGCACTCCCACTATTAAGACCTTCACAGGTTTGGTTTTCCCTTCTGAAAGCTTATTCAAGGATATTTGTGGGTTTCTTCTATACAACGAATTTGGTGTAGAGTCTTTGGATTTGTTGGTATCCCATAATATTCCGAGTTTCGTAATTTGGGCATATATTGACGTAATAATCGAAGATTTAGGCAAAGATTGGAAACCAGGAACCAAGAGGTTCAGATTGTGACCATGAGCTTCATTTGAGTTTAACGTATTCGTCTCCTTAGAGGTCTGCTCTTCGGATTTTGCTTTGAATAATATGGCATCATATGATTCTCCTGGTAATAGAGCATTTGAAGTCAATATGGAGTTCTTATTCCGTAACACTTCCTTTGCTTCATCcttcttgttccaaaagaGCCAAGGAGTTTTCGAGTTCGATGCCTGGTCTGTGGCATCATTGTTGTCTTTCGACGAAGGCGAAGTTGTCCGATTGATAGTAGATGACTTCTGATCATCTGATTGTACACTCTCGTTTCCATTCTGCTCTTTACTTCCTAAACCCATTGAAGCAAAAGACGGTTTCCGCCACCAAGATCTTTGCGTTTGATCCGCAGAACCCACTTCTGTTTCCCTCTTGGCATTCCACACTGACCAAGAAGAGCTTGGTCTTCTTTCAGCATATCTCTCCTCATTCCCTTGATCCTCGGTGGTCGTTTGCACTGGTTCTTTCTGAGCTTTTTGAACGGTAGATGTAGATGTAGTTGATGCAGCAGCCCTCTTCAATGATGACTGATTTGACATAACATAAGCTGATTTAGTTATATTTCGCACTTGGGATAAGAcaacaatttgaaagttcaatcaaaataataaaactAGCACAAAGCCTCTCCAGGGAATAAACTGGCTCAAAATTAGGTTGCTTCTTTATCCGTCTACTTCGCCtgtcaaatcaaaataGGGGATCGATCTAAGCTCTTGCTATTTTTCTCTcaagatattgaaagaaatcCTATGATGAACTATAAGAGCTTATTTTCCAAGTAAGCAGAAAACAACAGCGTTACAATTTATAAGTAATGATCAATTGTCTTTGACATCCtaccttttctttctttaaaaTGAGCTATCTGTACTCCGAGCTATTCATCTGAATGGATTGTTCgtattcttcaaaacgcttattttaaaggttttgaTTTTCAGCT
The genomic region above belongs to Kluyveromyces lactis strain NRRL Y-1140 chromosome B complete sequence and contains:
- a CDS encoding uncharacterized protein (similar to uniprot|Q03722 YML020W Saccharomyces cerevisiae); protein product: MSNQSSLKRAAASTTSTSTVQKAQKEPVQTTTEDQGNEERYAERRPSSSWSVWNAKRETEVGSADQTQRSWWRKPSFASMGLGSKEQNGNESVQSDDQKSSTINRTTSPSSKDNNDATDQASNSKTPWLFWNKKDEAKEVLRNKNSILTSNALLPGESYDAILFKAKSEEQTSKETNTLNSNEAHGHNLNLLVPGFQSLPKSSIITSIYAQITKLGILWDTNKSKDSTPNSLYRRNPQISLNKLSEGKTKPVKVLIVGVHGFFPTKMIRPLIGEPTGTSTKFISEAETAVLRWFHKHDTHVEISKIALEKEGKVLDRVAFFFDVLKKWINEINKADFVYFVAHSQGCPVTIILLAKLIEAGIIDIDNIITSEDPPISIKSDDKKKIISILAMAGINNGPFYGADQTFFVKAYSAIESDSLKELFEFQNFYSVLSQKFIQSLRICIASNVKIAFVGSINDQLVPLYSSTCQFAHHPNIFKATFVDKDSRTPAFITRIVSIANHLINLGYDDHGIIKEISGSLAGTLTGGGHSKIYNEGQVYDLGIQFALETTDLPFELPVVYKSYEVDQLGSNPYHLPWCMRGLLYETGIHLGREEIDALFTEFEQWEPETKQLKNVKYRLNGLKSKL
- the LRS4 gene encoding Lrs4p (some similarities with uniprot|Q04087 Saccharomyces cerevisiae YDR439W) encodes the protein MGTPLQLVAEYYQSVIKCEKIFRTNAKQNDLSGLMLTRENISLRNQVQQLTLDLQLKKEELDNAKKLHKTQKALLESKLENAKAAVKKQTTQSSESGSEEIERVKFHLLSPIQNERSKSFEKQPSRLRQVIDRNQATLFDDETDDTANRTDDVLFLNSLKPNNDARYKVHETTDETSTESKKKRRLSNKKIEINDILGNSDDDEMNSDHLKTRVTKMKGLFKV